AGACTATATGCCTCGATATTTGAGGATCAAATATTTGAGAGGTAACCGTTGGTTAGTTGGTCTCATTTTTTCGATAGAAATGCAAAAGGTAGATATCATGTCCAGCCCAACGAGGAGAACCATCTCCCACGAAGTCCAACTTATCACCTCGAAGGGAACTTGTAAGCCCACTGGGCCCAAGCCGCCTCCACAGCACCAATTCACCGATGCAGAGGCTCTCGCAGGTCGCGCTCCGCCGCCTgctgccgccgccgtccgccgcggcAGCCGCTCGCGGGGCAGCGCCGGTGGCCGCGGAGGCATGTTCCGGCAGAGGAATCCCTATCCTACGCCGCGCCGGTGGCGCCGAGGTACGCTCCCCGGTCCCTCCTGGATTCTGGGTTCTGGGTTCCTTCCACACCATGCTCTAAGCTTCCTGATTCGTGTGGTCTGGGCTCTAGGTCGCGGCGGGCGGTTGGAGTGGCGGATCTGGGACCCGCTTGTGCCGCAGGCTCTGCACCTACAACGAGAGAGGTATGGCCAGTGGCCCAGTGGCTTCATTTCACTACCTCAAATCTACGATGTTTTGCTGCTCATGGGACACATTTATGAAATTGGGGTCAAAATGGCCATGAGTTAGTGAATTACCGTGTGTTTTTGGCTGTGGATGGTGATTGTTTTATTGGTGTATACCATGTACATGTATGTGGATCAGTGAACGTGAGATCGGTGTATAGGGGACGAAGAGGCATGTTTAATTGTTTCACTCTGTCTCGCCGGTAATCACCGTCTCGACATAATAATGGTGTGTTATCAGTTTGATCCGTCCTGCAATTCTAGTGTTTTTCTTCGAGAACTCTATGACTTACCTTGTCAGACTGGTGGTGGTGCCTGTGGAATTGCCTTACAGGATCACTATGACTTAGTAAGCTCTGTTTCACTGGTTATGCTTTGCATCCACATGCTTTTATGTCACTATGGAAGTATGTATGGGGCTATGCTGTGGTAACTTGTGTTGAAAGTAATTTGTGAACAAGCAATTCGAAAGTTTCTTTACTTTGCAGTTTTTGCTATTCTTTTACTGTATGAATACTTCCCTCCAAGTGAAAATTCTTGTATATAATTGTCTAACTTGAACTGAAATGGTGCACAGATGACAGGGCACTTGAGGAGGAAGTTGAGAAGAAATTTGGATGGATATTAAAGATATTCTTCATAGGGACTGCTGGCCTTGTTGGTTGGCAATTCTTTCCCTACATGGGTATGATAGCGATTTCATATAATGTGCTAACAGATGCGATGCTTCTGGATACTCTCATTATTACCAACTTAGAACATTATGCTGGTGAACTTGAAATTGCTTCTGTCTGACAAGTTTACAGGGGATAACCTACTACAGCAATCCATTACGCTTTTACATGTCAAAGATCCCTTGTTCAAGCGGATGGGGGCCTCCCGATTAGCTCGTTTTGCCGTTGATGGTAACCAATTCTATCCAAGCATTTTTAGTGTTCTGTTGCAATTTATTTCTGCGATGCTGGGCTTTGCAACATGTTATGAACTGCTTGCTTAGAGAGCTCGATTTAGACTCGTGATACTAGTATTTCTTATATTTTAGCACAGCTTGGTGGGGTTTAGGAAAATTTTGAACCAGCTCAAACTAACAAGGAAATATGTAAACAAACCTATTATTATGAATTAGCCCAACTAGACTTGGAAACCAAGAAAGACCTATCGGCTGGGTCCAGGAGTCCATGGCGTGACAACTTATAATCTGTCACTCTATTTATATCTATGATCTATCTCCCTTACCTCGAACCTTTCATCTTTCACTTGCACAAGCCTGAAGCCCCATTAGATGGCTCCCTGAATCACACAAACTTATTTCTACCACATATTGTTCATGGCAAATAATCACTACTGATTGATTTGTTTAGGAAAACTCCTGCTTTGTGTATTATCTCTTTGCTTTGTGAAAAAATGAACTCATAAAGTTAGGATGTTACATCTGTTGTGGAGAGTATGAGCAATATATCCAACTCGTTCCCCCTTTTCTCAGAAATAATAATATCCAACTCATCGCTTGGTCCTGCCATTTGCATACCCCTGCATGAGAATGATCCAGCATTGCATCTTAGCAGTTACTTGGACTTGAGCAATGTCAGACTCGTGAGATTATGGGCTTCTTTACTAATGATTATGTGTGTTAGGTTGGGAAATACACAGGAGCTCTTGGGTGCTCCACACCCCTATACGAAAATTAATCGTAAGAAATACCCAAttttttttttctgaattttGGGGGTACCAAACTTGGGTCCCCGATCTACTCCCGTGTGAAATTTCGTGAAAAAATACCAAAAAACGTATCCGTGGCGAAGGGAATACTGTCCGAACAAAAATCCATCCAAACAGTGTTTTTCTATACATAGGAAATTTGTCTTTTTGCCACGAATACGTTTCCTGGTATTTTTCACAAAATTTCACACGGGGGTAGATCGGGAACCCAGGTTTGATATTCCAAAATTTCAGATTTTCTTTTAAAATTTCTTGGTATTTTTTTGAACGAAATGTTCGTATGGGGGTGTGGAGCACCTGAGAGCTCCAAATCCTCGTCCGTTAGATTGCTACTAGTCTATCACACAGGATGTTGGTCATTTGTATCATCTGGTCCATTTCTGCGGTAGAAGTCACCAGAGTTTACCAGTGAAAAGGATCTAGGCATATGAAGTCCTGCAGTAGCTAAATTTTCTGTTTTTCCGTTCCCACTCCTGTAACAACAGTTGAACTCCAGTCTATCTGTACTTAACATTTCTGTCAATGAAATATATTCCAATTTTACCATTGAATGTTGTTACTAATCTCCTACGGGTGCAGATGAAAGGAGAATGAAGGTGGTAGAGATGGGGGGAGCTCAAGAAATTCTGAATGTGTTAGAAGGCGCTAAAGATGATAAAACACGCAAAGAAGCTCTGAAAGCTCTTGTGGCACTTGCAAAGTCGGGTGAGTAAAAATACTAGCCAATCCCACTGACGCATCCTACTtgattctactccctccgttccgaattacttgtcacatgtatggatgtatctagatgtattttagttctagatacatccatttcaacaACGAGtaatttgggacggagggagtagttcctTGTATCGTTCTAGCATCCAAAGTGGTTCATTTAAATTTCGTTCTTGTTCTGTACATACAGATAAAGCTGCGGGGTTTTTGGACAAGGCAGGTGCCTACGCCATCGTCTCCTCCACTCCTAATTCCCCTGAATATGCCGAGATCGAGGCCTGCAAGACTAGCCTTCTCAAGACGTTTGATCAACTGAAGTCGTGATGGTAAATGCCCGTGTGGATATATCTACATGTTTTCTCCAAACTGGACTAGGCAGTTCTTTTTGGCGATGGGATTGAAATCACTAGTGTTCTCGTTATGTGCCAGCATCTGACCTGATTATCAAACGCTCTTTAATAAGAATATACGATATGCCGGGCATGAACTTTTTCGTTGCTTCATTTGCGAAGAGCCCACCGATCTTAAACTGGACTTATTTGGCTTTTGTTCTACAGTGTAACTTATAGACATTCTGTCTGAATAACATAGCCAGTTTTCATAGAAGACCTCCGCTGTCGTGGGGTTCGAAAGGGGATAAGTAGGCAGCTAGCCGGAACTACGGGGTGACACTTTTCTTTGTCTTCCCACATGGCCCATGGGTATGTCCCTTTCTCTGTAATGATGGATGATGATTACAGTGCAGTGCTGTTTGAGCACAAGCGTTTGCACCCAAAAAATAGAAGATGAGCATGATACATGTCTTGATCTCGAAAATCTGGAAAGCAAGCACACAAGGTGGAGCAACATGCTAATCCTTGAAGCCTAGTTCAGAGCGAGTAATGCAAACATGTGTTGTTTTTCTCTTGCCTGCATGATTTGGAACCGAATTATACTAAGATAGTAGTACTATTAAATATATATGTACAAAACATAACATTCCACCTTAATAGCCGCTAATTACATGCTAGTAATTCTGAATGTACACTATATTTTATTAGAATGCTCAGTACTTGATCACCATACTCAGTCAGCCACTGGCCTTTGGTCTTTGGAAATCAAGAAACGATTGTTTGTTTCACACAAGTAagtcatactccctccattccataatgtagtgcgcCTGCGCTTTTCGAGATTTAagtttgatcataaatttaaccaacaTGGACAACAGTGACGcgagcaaaaattatatcattgaattCGTGCTAGTGATGTTGTGGTTGTGCCATATTTGGCAAGATATGGGTTGCCCCATTTTCAACGTTGTACTATATTCCTTTTTAATAAATTACGTGCACTTTTCTACACGGTTCGAACAAAAGAATAtattgagaatcaaattcttctaAAATTCTTTGTGTTTGTCTTCGGTGGATCCACGTGGATCCGGTCTTTGTTCGTCCGTGTTTGTGTCTCTacaggttggatccttccgatctacgctTCTCTTCATCAGCGACGGTTGCTATTCTCGTGCGCTAGTCCTATGAGGCCTTAGCACAACAACTTTCCGACTGTCTATTACAACAAAGTTTGCCCGGCTCCgatgagggaggggcgatgacggcggtgCGCCTTCGGCTCACTCTACAACTTGTAGTTTAGGTGGTTTACGGACATGGATGTAATTTTTAATTCTGGTGTTCTTTGTACTACCTTAACAATTGAtgaatactccctccattcctaaatataggtctttctagagatttcaacaaatgactacatacgaagcaaaatgagtgaatctacactttaaaatatgtctatatacatccgtatgtgatagtccatttgaaaactctacaaagacttatattttggaacggagggagtagatcagAAGTTTTCCTTGCAAAAATTTTGCTGTAATATTGTAGTACAAGCTGATTTCATTTTGACATGAACTTCAACTTTTTCTTAAGAACCAAATAACATCTTAGATCTAGTAATTACCAACAAAACAACATCTAGCACAATTGAAAGATAACTGGACACACAATGAGTAGTAAAAATCAAAAGTACAATAAAAACCATAACATCTTATTTCTTCGATGGCAAGCCGTTCATCGGAGATTAAAAGATGCATTGAATCAACATCAAAGGAAAGGCCAATCTGCAAATGTCATAGTCATACCATGCTTTATAGACCACAATAGCCACTTGCCACTTGAAACAAGATCTACAAATTGTTGAAGGAACATCGGTTGGGGCATCACTCCATGCAACACGAGCTTACAATTCTGCACCACTAGTAGAGGGTTGGAGAAGCCGGACCATGTCGTGAACAAATTGAAAGAAGATGCCAAAGTCGCCTAACCAAGATAAGCTCAGCGACTAAGAATTAAGAGGTACTCGCCATCAAGATTTGGAGAGCttttgatgcggagcatccctcgactACCCGCACcgacactccatcaccaccacaagCACCGAGAGGACCGATGACAAGAGCCCGCGCACGCGCCGTCGGGAACGAGGTCACTTCTTTCCTATTCGAGTCTCGTTCGGATTCGCGTGAGAATTGGATTCTACCTCAAACGGAGACATTGTTCATTCTTAGGTACCAAGTAGATGAGCGTGAGAAGGAGTGGATGGAGATTCAAGCATGCACGGAGGAGAAGAGCGAAGAAGGAAGCGGGAGGGGCAAAACCCCCTGGataccccgggtgcccggcccttgcaactccgggtgcccggccacctTCACCTTGGCGCTGCCCCTGCtcggtccgggtgcccgggcccTTGCCCTGCCACCAGCcgcacccccgggtgcccggcctctcCCAGTCGGCCGCCTGGAGcaaccccgggtgcccgggcttgggacccccgggtgcccggccacctCCCAGCCGCCCCCCTGTACGGGCCGGGTGCCCAGCCCCTTCCCCCCGGGTGCCCGACCGAACCTGGGCGCGGGTCTCTGACCGGTCCAGGTGCCCGGGCCCTttgccccgggtgcccggaccacTCCGCGAAGGCCTGCGTGCCTCTTGGGGTCTTTGCCCTTGTATCCCCTCTCCACTCTTATTCCGTCCCTAGACTATAAGTACCCATCTACTAGCTTGTTTGAAGGGATAGCAAAGTATTTAGAACACaaagagagagctttgctcatcttcctcctctaggagatctagacctcctcttggagaagctcctcttggagatcaagccctcctcttggagaagatcctcttggatatcaagacctcacctagtgggaagaaccttaccctagtgctattttccttgaattactcatgtaatcttgtggatctcatgtatgctactctagtggatgtgatatttgggtttgtttgagtgatttgttccttgtgttcttgagtgttcttcctcttttcccccctccaagtgtgaaaagatcccctctagggtttcaccctagaacatcttggtatcatgagcaaggttgattcacatcttggagtcccatccccccatttgctagcttgattttgttgtttttcgtccaaattcaaaaatccccacaaaaatagcccaaAAAAATTTCTTGGAATTTGTTGGATCTTGTGAGATTTGGTTGTTTTGGTCCATGGATTTGATGTTTGGCAAGTGGATCTAACCCCTACCCAACAACCCCCACCCTTCCCACCACGAAATCCACGGAATTTTGCCTTTCCCCAAAATTTTCCGCCCAAATCGGCCACcaccgggtgcccgcaccccgaACCCCCGGGTGCTCGCACCTCCGGGCCAATTCCCGCTGAccaccccgggcacccgcacctcccacccccgggtgcccgcaccacccccccccccccccgaatcaGCCCAACTTCCCCACCATTTTGGCCATAACTTCCAACTCCCAAGCCCGTTTTTcgtgttctttagctcgtttggaAGCTCTTGACACCCCCACCCACATATACCATTACCACCACCATTAGCCTCCATCCAAAAATTCATCATAAAAACACCCACCTTCCGCATTTGACCAATTTTGAGTTGcggtttccgtttcctaaggtgtttcggctacttaggaacGTGTGACATGGACATCACCGCCATTCATCATCGCCTCGGAGTCATCTTTGCCAACGATCATCACTGTTGTCACCGCTAACCGTAagaaaggacggtaacctcgTCGACACTTACTCCATACACTTGATTTTGCATTGATAGCCCGAgccattttgcgtcacttactCTTCGAGACTAGCGAGTTGAGAATTGTCGGGCCACGCTATTGTGCACCGTAGTGATCTTATTACCATCTTAGTGCCATAAGTCTCTCCCGTGCATATCTTACATACTTGTCTCATATCATATTTAGCTCGAGCATCATCcatagagaaaaaaaagagaaagaaagaaaagcttttaagcaaaagaggagaaacaaagagcttgtaagcaatagcattGAGCCATTTTGCATAGTTATATCATCTTGGTCACCGCATAAGTAGCATAGTTGGGATTGAAGATGACACGGTTCTCTCATAGGTTGGTGCACAAGCGTATCTTGCCCATTCGAGCAAtcgagctagcgtctctctagcattcgcacaacaagagcattttctGTGGTTTCACATTTtgagctcattccttggttgtGCGGATCCCACCTATCTTCTGTGCGTGTGTTCCTAGTGATATCCTTGGGTTTGATCTATTTGCTTTACTTGCATTTTGTGAACCTTCTCAACCTTATCAATATCTTGACtaacatttgcttgaaattttTGCCACCATCCTAATCGAGCTACTCCATAAGCCTCTTacttgtaggtgtgagaaacaaaCCCGGTTCCAATTCTCCTATTGTGGCATTACATTGAGTGACACTTGTTACATCCTCAATCCTCGGAAAAGGTAACTTTGGTattgttctctcattttcctactCACCCCACTTGGTGATGATGAATAGGCCAAGTTCGTCGGCGAACCCACTTTTTGAGGAGCAAGGTGATGATCGCGACTACGTCACCAAGAACCACTTATTTGTCGCGCAACGAGCTCTCCATCAAGAAAGTGAAGCATTGGGTGAACGCATTGAGCAACTCGCCTCCGACCTTCGTCAATCGGAAACAAGGAACCGCGACTACATCGACGCCAAGTTCACCACACAAATGGAAGAACTCCGCAACATGATCATGCGACACCCGTCTTCCTCATCGTCTTCATCAAGACGGCGCCACTCAAGTCACCGCTCAAGTCGGCAATCTTCGGACTACTCCTCTTATGATGCAAGTCCTCCACGAGCTCGTTTTCCTCGACATGATGATCCCCAAGATCGCCAAGGGCAAGAAAATCAATTCCATGGAAATGGCTTACAAGACCGAGTCGAGCACGTGAAATGGCAAGACAACAAGCGCAAGAAGAAATGGAGCAAGAGAAAATACCTCCACAAGTGCAACGTCAACCACCTCAAGACGGTGATGCATTTCGACAAGCACAAGAGCGTCGTGAAGCACAAGCCCTCaaacgtgaagctcaagcactcgAAGCACAACGCACACTCAACGAGGCCACTAGAGTCGTCGAAGAGCGCAACCGCCAAATCCGTGAACAAGAAGATGCACTTCGCCAAGCACGACTGTAAGTGCATCtggtgccccttagtgattttggtgtattgaaggcttataggttaagggactaatgtgtttgtgagtgtacacaggtctataagtctatgaggagtttgatatttacagagaaagtcgacccctaaaaatgaatgtcttcaactgaagactttggctttctgaagactttgaaagtgaagaaattggtgtgaccatg
This genomic window from Aegilops tauschii subsp. strangulata cultivar AL8/78 chromosome 4, Aet v6.0, whole genome shotgun sequence contains:
- the LOC109776017 gene encoding uncharacterized protein — encoded protein: MQRLSQVALRRLLPPPSAAAAARGAAPVAAEACSGRGIPILRRAGGAEVAAGGWSGGSGTRLCRRLCTYNERDDRALEEEVEKKFGWILKIFFIGTAGLVGWQFFPYMGDNLLQQSITLLHVKDPLFKRMGASRLARFAVDDERRMKVVEMGGAQEILNVLEGAKDDKTRKEALKALVALAKSDKAAGFLDKAGAYAIVSSTPNSPEYAEIEACKTSLLKTFDQLKS